One Mesoplodon densirostris isolate mMesDen1 chromosome X, mMesDen1 primary haplotype, whole genome shotgun sequence genomic region harbors:
- the LOC132481561 gene encoding melanoma antigen preferentially expressed in tumors-like has protein sequence MDQETTVTLLMLAAKSLLNNEPVAIHALDEIPRDLFVPLFNAAFLGGHKAMLTAMVRAWPFRCLHIGSLNTQESYYDILEAMIDGLQMLPAQNSSSWGPKLRILDLRRDPDCKTVCSEIRTTFPFCFKSCKYSQRSILKIEEAQHSVRRLGIGNSGSAPQSAKEPMELLVDISLNSTLRTEQFLSFLCNKIQQDFGSLHICCRDLQIDRMSAHKSILQFLDLGCIEHLEMDQADLSEVLTLLARVIHLNSLTLCNIPFKSYTRRKFRSFLLSLGRLDNLQELSLPLVCLTNQLHQLLSIVPRQLDTLYLPYCSLSNRDITVLSESSQATHLKELSLSNNKIFSEGYEPFQALLEKVSSTLQHLEINNCMITDSTLSAILPALSHCTHLRVLSFVFNPITMPVLKSLLQHLTSLMKLKYVIYPVPLHCYEEGNFHDSLDRQKLAEVQAQLQAMLHGAQRDDMNWATCS, from the exons ATGGACCAAGAGACCACAGTTACACTCCTAATGCTTGCTGCAAAGAGTCTGCTGAATAATGAGCCTGTAGCTATCCATGCCCTGGACGAAATCCCAAGAGACCTCTTTGTTCCATTGTTCAACGCTGCCTTCTTGGGTGGGCATAAGGCGATGCTAACAGCAATGGTGAGGGCTTGGCCTTTTCGCTGTCTCCACATTGGGTCATTGAACACACAGGAGTCATACTATGACATCTTGGAAGCCATGATTGATGGTCTGCAGATGCTCCCTGCCCAGAACTCTTCCTCTTG ggGGCCCAAACTGAGGATCCTAGATTTAAGGCGTGACCCGGACTGTAAGACAGTATGCTCTGAGATTCGGACCACATTCCCTTTCTGTTTTAAGTCATGCAAATACTCTCAGCGCTCTATCCTTAAGATAGAAGAAGCTCAGCATAGTGTCAGGCGCCTCGGGATTGGTAATTCTGGGTCTGCGCCTCAGTCAGCTAAGGAACCCATGGAATTACTAGTGGATATTTCCCTCAATAGTACCTTGAGAACAGAGcaattcctctctttcctttgtaATAAAATTCAGCAGGACTTTGGGTCCTTGCACATCTGCTGCAGAGATTTGCAAATCGATAGAATGTCTGCCCACAAAAGTATCCTGCAGTTTCTTGATCTGGGGTGCATTGAACACCTGGAAATGGATCAGGCTGATCTGAGTGAAGTCCTCACCCTTTTGGCTCGGGTGATCCACCTGAACAGCCTTACTCTGTGTAACATCCCCTTTAAATCTTATACAAGAAGGAAATTCAgatcttttctcctctcccttggGCGGCTGGACAACCTCCAGGAGCTCAGCTTGCCTCTCGTCTGCCTCACCAATCAACTGCACCAACTGCTcag CATTGTGCCACGTCAGTTGGATACACTGTATCTACCTTACTGTAGCCTTTCTAACAGAGACATCACAGTCCTGTCCGAGAGCTCTCAGGCCACCCACCTAAAGGAACTGAGTCTCAGTAACAACAAGATCTTCTCAGAAGGATATGAGCCCTTCCAGGCTCTGCTGGAGAAGGTCTCAAGCACCCTGCAACATCTGGAGATAAACAATTGTATGATAACTGATTCTACTCTGTCTGCCATCCTCCCAGCCCTGAGCCACTGTACCCACCTCCGTGTCCTTAGCTTTGTCTTCAATCCCATTACAATGCCTGTGCTCAAGAGTCTTCTGCAGCACTTGACATCCTTGATGAAGCTGAAGTATGTGATTTATCCTGTCCCTCTCCATTGCTACGAGGAAGGGAATTTTCATGACAGTTTGGACCGACAAAAACTTGCTGAAGTTCAGGCTCAGTTGCAGGCGATGCTGCACGGGGCACAGCGGGATGACATGAATTGGGCCACTTGTTCATAG